One part of the Pandoraea faecigallinarum genome encodes these proteins:
- a CDS encoding SirB1 family protein, which translates to MANRILEYFAALVASDDGLPLTEAAIAIAQDVYPDLDVQDTLTQIDALAARLAKRLPPDAGPLQKLQLLDHFFFRELGFTVNQNDYYDPDNSHLHVVLDRRRGIPISLAVLCMEIGHQIGLPLRGLSFPGHFLLRLAVPAGDVVIDPISGNSLSPQRLLEMVEPYLKHYRDESAEPIQELALWALLHPFLEPATPREILARMLRNLRAIYTQNERWERLLAVQERMVLVLPDQPIEKRDRGLAYARLGLVRPAQDDLELYLSKRPEADDADAIRQVLDDLSRRPGSHG; encoded by the coding sequence ATGGCGAATCGAATTCTCGAGTACTTTGCTGCGCTGGTCGCCTCCGACGACGGTCTACCGTTGACCGAAGCGGCCATTGCCATCGCGCAGGACGTCTATCCCGATCTCGACGTGCAGGACACGCTCACCCAGATCGACGCGCTCGCGGCGCGGCTGGCCAAGCGTCTGCCGCCGGATGCCGGGCCGTTGCAGAAGCTGCAACTGCTCGATCACTTCTTTTTCCGCGAACTCGGCTTTACGGTCAATCAGAACGATTATTACGACCCGGACAACAGTCATCTGCACGTGGTGCTGGACCGGCGCCGGGGAATTCCGATCTCGCTGGCGGTGCTGTGCATGGAGATTGGTCATCAAATCGGGTTGCCGCTGCGCGGCCTGTCGTTCCCCGGACACTTTCTGCTGCGGCTTGCCGTGCCGGCGGGCGACGTCGTCATCGACCCCATTTCCGGGAACTCGCTCTCGCCGCAACGGCTGCTGGAAATGGTCGAGCCGTATCTGAAGCACTATCGCGACGAGAGTGCCGAGCCAATTCAGGAACTCGCGCTGTGGGCGCTGCTGCACCCCTTCCTGGAGCCCGCGACGCCGCGCGAAATCCTCGCCCGAATGCTTCGTAACCTACGTGCCATTTATACGCAGAATGAGCGCTGGGAGCGTTTGCTGGCGGTGCAGGAGCGCATGGTGCTCGTGCTGCCCGATCAACCGATCGAAAAGCGGGATCGCGGACTGGCCTACGCACGCCTGGGGCTGGTGCGCCCCGCGCAGGACGACCTCGAACTGTACCTGAGCAAGCGTCCCGAGGCGGACGATGCCGACGCGATCCGCCAGGTGCTCGACGACCTGAGCCGTCGACCGGGAAGTCACGGGTAG
- the murJ gene encoding murein biosynthesis integral membrane protein MurJ, protein MATSLLHWCAYNTRNMNLLKALATVSGFTMLSRITGLIREILIARMFGAGPMTDAYNVAFRIPNLLRRLSAEGAFSQAFVPILAEFKSQRSEEETKTLVDSVTTVLFWVLLSITVAGVLGASGVVYAVATGLSRENGTFDAAVFMTRVMFPYITLISITTLAAGVLNTWRQFSMPAFAPVLLNVSSIVASLWVAPHLETPVYALAYAVIVGGVLQLVIQLPALARIGMLPRITLNIVAALRNAGVKRVLAKMVPATLAVSVAQVSLIINTNIASRLAQGSVSWLAYADRLMEFPTALLGVALGTILLPSLSRANADGDAAEYSALLDWGLRLTFLLAMPSAVGLFVYAEPLTATLYQYGRFDANDVLMTAHALTAYGVGLVGLILIKILAPGFYAKQDIKTPVKIAIVVLVATQISNLIFVRWFAHAGLSLSIGVGACMNAALLFAGLYKRGIYRPAAGWRLFFVQLLAACLILAGVLLWFTQSFDWVALGTRPLARIALLGASLVLCAVVYFGALFLMGFNFSFFRRRTQS, encoded by the coding sequence ATTGCAACTTCTTTGCTGCATTGGTGTGCGTATAATACGCGCAACATGAATTTGCTCAAAGCTCTCGCTACGGTCAGCGGTTTTACGATGCTTTCGCGCATCACCGGCCTGATCCGTGAAATTCTTATCGCACGCATGTTCGGCGCCGGTCCCATGACCGACGCCTACAACGTCGCGTTCCGAATTCCCAATCTGCTGCGCCGTTTGTCCGCCGAAGGGGCGTTTTCGCAGGCATTCGTGCCGATTCTGGCCGAATTCAAATCCCAACGTAGTGAAGAAGAGACGAAAACCCTCGTCGATTCCGTCACCACGGTGCTCTTCTGGGTGTTGCTGTCGATCACGGTTGCCGGGGTGCTGGGCGCCTCGGGGGTGGTCTACGCGGTGGCGACCGGCCTCTCGCGCGAGAACGGCACGTTCGACGCGGCCGTCTTCATGACGCGCGTGATGTTCCCCTATATCACCCTGATTTCGATCACGACGCTTGCCGCGGGCGTACTCAATACATGGCGTCAGTTCTCGATGCCGGCGTTTGCCCCGGTACTGCTCAACGTCAGCTCGATCGTGGCGTCGCTGTGGGTCGCCCCCCACCTCGAGACGCCGGTGTACGCGCTTGCCTACGCCGTGATCGTCGGCGGGGTGCTGCAACTGGTCATTCAATTGCCGGCGCTCGCGCGCATCGGCATGCTGCCGCGCATCACCCTCAATATCGTGGCGGCGTTGCGAAATGCGGGCGTCAAGCGGGTGCTGGCAAAGATGGTGCCGGCGACGCTGGCCGTCTCGGTCGCTCAGGTGAGCCTCATTATCAATACGAACATCGCATCGCGGCTCGCGCAAGGCAGTGTGTCGTGGCTGGCCTATGCCGACCGCCTGATGGAGTTTCCGACGGCGCTGCTAGGTGTGGCGCTCGGTACCATTCTGCTGCCGAGCCTGTCCCGGGCGAACGCCGACGGCGACGCCGCCGAATATTCCGCGTTGCTCGACTGGGGCCTGCGCCTCACGTTCCTGCTGGCAATGCCCAGCGCCGTCGGCCTGTTCGTCTATGCCGAACCCCTGACCGCCACGCTGTATCAGTACGGACGCTTCGACGCGAACGACGTGCTGATGACGGCGCACGCGCTCACGGCCTATGGCGTGGGCCTCGTCGGCCTGATTCTCATCAAGATTCTTGCGCCGGGTTTCTACGCGAAGCAGGACATCAAGACGCCGGTGAAGATCGCGATCGTGGTCCTTGTCGCCACCCAGATCTCGAATCTGATCTTCGTGCGCTGGTTTGCACACGCGGGGCTGTCGCTGTCGATCGGCGTGGGCGCGTGCATGAACGCCGCGCTGCTCTTCGCCGGGCTCTACAAACGCGGCATCTACCGGCCCGCGGCGGGTTGGCGGCTCTTCTTCGTGCAATTGCTGGCGGCATGCCTGATTCTGGCGGGCGTGCTCCTGTGGTTCACGCAGAGCTTCGACTGGGTGGCGCTGGGGACGCGTCCGCTCGCGCGCATTGCCCTGCTTGGCGCCAGTCTGGTGCTATGCGCCGTGGTGTATTTCGGGGCATTATTCCTCATGGGCTTCAACTTCTCGTTCTTCCGTCGACGCACCCAGTCGTGA
- the rpsT gene encoding 30S ribosomal protein S20 — protein sequence MANTAQARKRARQTVKINAHNSALRSRLRTAVKAVRKAIAAGDQAAAKEVLRASAKTIDIIADKKIVHKNTAARQKSRLSAAIKAMSAAA from the coding sequence ATGGCAAATACCGCACAAGCACGCAAGCGCGCGCGTCAAACCGTTAAGATCAACGCCCACAACTCGGCGCTGCGTTCGCGTCTGCGCACGGCTGTGAAGGCTGTCCGCAAGGCCATCGCCGCTGGCGATCAGGCCGCAGCCAAGGAAGTGCTGCGCGCTTCGGCAAAGACGATCGACATCATCGCTGACAAGAAGATCGTCCACAAGAACACCGCTGCTCGTCAAAAGAGCCGCCTGTCGGCCGCCATCAAGGCGATGTCGGCTGCTGCCTAA
- a CDS encoding ExbD/TolR family protein: MNFRRGLSTRDEPEINLIPLIDVLLVILIFLMVTTTYTRYTALKVNLPTADAEKAVVPPRQIVVSVGADGGYAIDRHSLAQRDVASLTAALRQAAGAANTGAEPPVVIINADAKSAHQSVVNVMEAAREAGLSRLTFAARSTSAPPSR; this comes from the coding sequence ATGAATTTCCGTCGAGGTCTCTCCACACGCGACGAGCCGGAGATCAATCTGATCCCGCTCATCGATGTGCTGCTCGTCATTCTGATCTTTCTCATGGTCACGACGACCTACACGCGTTACACCGCGCTCAAGGTCAATCTGCCGACGGCGGATGCCGAAAAGGCCGTCGTGCCGCCGCGCCAGATCGTCGTCTCCGTGGGTGCAGACGGCGGCTACGCGATCGATCGCCATTCCCTTGCGCAACGCGACGTGGCGAGCCTGACAGCCGCGCTGCGTCAGGCGGCCGGAGCCGCGAATACCGGTGCCGAGCCCCCGGTCGTCATCATCAATGCGGATGCCAAGAGCGCGCATCAGTCGGTTGTCAATGTGATGGAAGCGGCGCGTGAGGCGGGCTTGTCGCGACTGACGTTCGCGGCACGCTCGACATCGGCCCCGCCGAGCCGATGA
- the kdsB gene encoding 3-deoxy-manno-octulosonate cytidylyltransferase: MSDTKATIDTIDFVAVVPARLASTRLPNKPLADIGGKPMVVRVAERARESGARQVVVATDAQRVVDAVGAHGFGVVLTRADHPTGTDRLAEVAVAQGWPDDTIVVNVQGDEPLIDPRLVHAVAAHLADHPECALSTAAHPITDNAEIFSPNVVKVVLDAHGRALYFSRAPIPWSRDAWAAGLANPATLPAAATPVFRHIGLYAYRAKFLRSYPSLPQAPVETAESLEQLRALWHGERIAVLVTGDAPLPGVDTAEDLERVRALLKNQDSIV, translated from the coding sequence GTGAGCGATACGAAAGCCACCATCGACACCATCGATTTCGTCGCCGTGGTGCCCGCACGCCTGGCATCGACGCGTCTGCCCAACAAGCCGCTCGCCGACATCGGCGGAAAGCCGATGGTCGTGCGGGTCGCCGAACGCGCTCGCGAATCGGGGGCCCGTCAGGTGGTCGTCGCCACGGATGCCCAGCGTGTGGTCGATGCCGTTGGCGCACACGGTTTCGGCGTCGTCCTTACGCGCGCCGATCATCCGACCGGCACGGACCGGCTGGCCGAAGTCGCCGTGGCGCAGGGCTGGCCCGACGACACGATCGTCGTCAACGTGCAGGGAGACGAGCCGCTGATCGATCCCCGATTGGTACATGCGGTCGCGGCACATCTGGCCGACCATCCGGAATGCGCGTTGTCGACGGCGGCACATCCGATTACCGACAACGCGGAGATCTTCTCGCCGAACGTCGTCAAGGTCGTGCTCGACGCGCATGGCCGTGCGCTCTATTTCTCACGTGCGCCGATTCCGTGGTCGCGCGATGCGTGGGCCGCCGGTTTGGCCAACCCCGCGACGCTGCCCGCAGCCGCGACGCCGGTTTTCCGTCACATCGGTCTGTACGCCTATCGCGCCAAGTTTCTGCGCAGCTATCCCAGCTTGCCTCAGGCACCGGTCGAAACCGCCGAATCGCTGGAACAGTTGCGCGCGCTATGGCATGGCGAACGTATCGCCGTGCTGGTGACGGGCGACGCACCGCTGCCGGGCGTCGACACCGCAGAAGATCTCGAACGCGTGCGCGCTTTGCTGAAAAACCAGGATTCAATCGTATAA
- the xseA gene encoding exodeoxyribonuclease VII large subunit has protein sequence MNSSFDDARPTGGADRVLSVSDLNKAVAGVLERSFPLAWVSGEISNFTRAASGHWYFSIKDAQAQMRCVMFRGRAQYADFSPREGDRVEVRALLSMYVPRGEVQLNVEAIRRAGQGNLYEAFLRLKEKLAAAGLFDVGRKRPLPRYARRVGVVTSLQAAALRDVLTTLARRAPHISIVIYPAPVQGADAAARLAAALDIANARREVDTLLLCRGGGSIEDLWAFNEEVLAHAIARSELPVVAGVGHETDFTIADFVADVRAPTPTAAAELITAARDECLREVERERQRLDRAMRRMLELRAQQLDSLSRALVSPRERLARQRTALAHLADRMRHALERPLAQRRSRFEMLRLRLARAVPDVASQHERVALLSQRVHTAMSRRAERSAQRLADATAQLELLNPRRTLQRGYAAVLDARGQPLRDPGKLQRGQQVTMHLADGAADVGIGEVQVRLDDTF, from the coding sequence ATGAACTCATCTTTCGACGACGCCCGTCCCACCGGTGGTGCGGATCGCGTATTAAGTGTTTCGGATTTGAACAAAGCCGTGGCCGGGGTGCTGGAGCGCAGTTTTCCGTTGGCATGGGTCAGCGGTGAAATTTCCAACTTCACGCGCGCCGCGAGTGGCCACTGGTATTTCTCGATCAAGGACGCGCAGGCACAGATGCGCTGCGTGATGTTCCGGGGTCGCGCTCAATATGCGGATTTCTCGCCGCGCGAGGGCGACCGGGTGGAAGTCCGGGCCTTGCTCTCGATGTACGTGCCGCGCGGCGAGGTGCAACTCAACGTCGAAGCGATCCGCCGGGCGGGGCAGGGCAATTTATACGAAGCGTTTCTGCGTTTGAAGGAAAAGCTTGCCGCTGCCGGTCTTTTCGATGTCGGGCGCAAGCGCCCGCTGCCGCGCTATGCCCGCCGTGTGGGGGTCGTCACGTCGTTGCAGGCGGCTGCGTTGCGCGACGTGCTCACGACCCTCGCTCGCCGGGCGCCGCACATCTCCATCGTGATTTATCCCGCGCCGGTGCAGGGCGCCGATGCCGCGGCGCGCCTGGCGGCCGCACTCGACATCGCGAACGCCCGGCGCGAAGTGGATACCCTTTTGCTTTGCCGCGGCGGTGGTTCCATCGAGGATTTGTGGGCCTTCAACGAAGAAGTGCTGGCGCATGCGATCGCACGCAGCGAGTTGCCCGTGGTGGCCGGTGTCGGCCATGAAACCGATTTCACGATTGCCGACTTCGTTGCGGACGTGCGCGCCCCGACACCCACGGCGGCGGCGGAACTCATCACGGCCGCGCGCGACGAATGCCTGCGCGAGGTCGAGCGCGAACGCCAACGGTTGGACCGCGCCATGCGACGCATGCTGGAGCTGCGGGCTCAGCAACTCGACAGTCTGTCGCGCGCGCTGGTGTCGCCCAGGGAGCGTCTGGCGCGTCAGCGCACGGCGCTGGCGCATCTCGCAGACCGGATGCGTCATGCGCTCGAGCGCCCGCTCGCCCAGCGTCGCAGCCGTTTCGAGATGCTGCGCCTGCGCCTGGCGCGCGCCGTGCCCGATGTGGCGTCGCAGCATGAGCGCGTGGCATTGCTCTCGCAGCGGGTGCATACGGCGATGTCGCGCCGTGCGGAGCGCTCGGCCCAACGACTGGCCGACGCCACGGCGCAACTCGAATTGCTCAACCCCCGGCGCACGTTGCAACGCGGCTATGCCGCAGTGCTCGATGCGAGGGGGCAACCGTTGCGCGACCCGGGAAAATTGCAGCGCGGCCAGCAGGTGACGATGCATCTCGCCGATGGCGCGGCGGATGTGGGCATTGGTGAGGTTCAGGTCAGGCTAGATGATACTTTTTAG
- a CDS encoding DUF3579 domain-containing protein, which produces MTDQVSAREYFIQGLTLDGKKFRPSDWAERLCGAVSFCGRSNSGPNAYMQYSPYVRPTMVGDVKCVVVDERLRDIEPRMFDFVMSFARDNGLQMTEACFVPDVK; this is translated from the coding sequence ATGACCGACCAGGTTTCCGCGCGCGAGTATTTCATCCAGGGGCTGACTCTGGATGGCAAGAAGTTTCGTCCGAGTGACTGGGCGGAGCGTCTGTGCGGCGCCGTGTCGTTCTGTGGCCGCAGCAATTCCGGCCCGAACGCATACATGCAGTACTCCCCCTACGTGCGTCCCACGATGGTGGGCGACGTCAAGTGCGTCGTCGTCGACGAGCGACTGCGCGATATCGAGCCGCGAATGTTCGATTTCGTGATGAGTTTTGCCCGTGACAACGGTTTGCAGATGACGGAAGCCTGCTTCGTTCCTGACGTCAAGTAA
- a CDS encoding MotA/TolQ/ExbB proton channel family protein, whose amino-acid sequence MFAVIQAAGWPIWPLLIASVIALALIVERALSLRRARVLPGGVLENAITLARRGAARQDATEALARGSMLGRVLATGVRYVAHNPQGPRDGAKEALEETGRAVAHELERFLPALGTIASVAPLMGLFGTVVGMIEIFGAQDATGTDPAQLAHGISVALYNTGFGLMIAIPAMIFYRYYRTRVDAFLVELETQAVHFLDATLPRH is encoded by the coding sequence TTGTTCGCCGTCATCCAGGCCGCCGGCTGGCCCATCTGGCCACTTCTCATCGCTTCCGTCATCGCCCTCGCCCTGATCGTCGAGCGCGCCCTGTCGCTGCGCCGTGCGCGCGTGCTGCCGGGCGGTGTTCTCGAAAATGCGATCACGCTCGCGCGCCGGGGCGCCGCCAGGCAGGACGCCACCGAAGCCCTTGCGCGCGGCTCCATGCTCGGCCGGGTGCTCGCGACCGGCGTGCGTTATGTCGCGCACAATCCACAGGGGCCGCGTGACGGGGCAAAAGAGGCGCTGGAGGAAACCGGGCGCGCCGTTGCCCACGAACTCGAACGCTTCCTTCCGGCGTTGGGCACCATCGCCTCCGTCGCCCCGCTGATGGGGCTGTTCGGTACGGTCGTCGGCATGATCGAGATTTTCGGCGCGCAAGATGCCACCGGCACAGATCCGGCGCAACTGGCGCACGGCATTTCGGTTGCGCTCTACAACACCGGCTTTGGCCTGATGATCGCGATTCCGGCGATGATCTTCTATCGCTATTACCGCACGCGCGTCGACGCATTTCTCGTCGAACTGGAAACGCAGGCGGTCCATTTTCTCGATGCCACGTTACCGCGGCACTGA
- the adk gene encoding adenylate kinase, with protein sequence MRLILLGAPGAGKGTQATFIKEKFGIPQISTGDMLRAAIKEGTQLGLEAKRFMDAGDLVPDGVIIGMVKERLTADDCKNGYLFDGFPRTIAQAEAMKEAGVAIDFVLEIDVPFDEIITRMSGRRTHPASGRTYHVKFNPPKVEGVDDVTGEPLVQRDDDKEETVKKRLAVYESQTKPLVAYYSDWAKHGSPGAIVAAPQYRKISGQGSVDDIRARVFDALR encoded by the coding sequence ATGCGTCTAATTTTGTTGGGGGCACCCGGGGCCGGCAAGGGCACCCAAGCAACGTTCATCAAGGAAAAATTCGGCATCCCGCAAATCTCGACCGGCGACATGCTGCGCGCCGCGATCAAGGAAGGCACCCAACTCGGCCTCGAAGCCAAACGTTTCATGGACGCCGGCGATCTCGTGCCGGACGGGGTCATCATCGGTATGGTCAAGGAACGCCTGACCGCCGACGACTGCAAGAACGGCTACCTGTTCGACGGTTTCCCGCGCACCATCGCCCAGGCGGAAGCGATGAAGGAAGCTGGCGTCGCCATCGACTTCGTGCTCGAAATCGACGTGCCGTTCGATGAAATCATCACGCGCATGAGCGGTCGTCGTACGCACCCGGCGTCGGGCCGCACGTACCACGTCAAGTTCAATCCGCCGAAGGTCGAAGGCGTGGACGACGTGACAGGCGAGCCGCTCGTGCAGCGCGACGACGACAAGGAAGAGACCGTGAAGAAGCGCCTCGCCGTGTACGAGTCGCAGACCAAGCCGCTGGTCGCCTATTATTCGGATTGGGCCAAGCATGGCAGCCCGGGCGCCATCGTTGCAGCGCCGCAATATCGCAAAATCTCGGGGCAAGGCAGCGTGGACGACATCCGCGCGCGCGTGTTCGACGCGCTCAGGTAA
- a CDS encoding DUF962 domain-containing protein, with the protein MKSLAQQMSFYQRYHRSPKNRLTHFFGVPMIVLAVMQAFSWVPLGPSGLNATHVIVLILLMYYFLLDVPLALAMTAFFAVMLAVTQHLAKLPLPWALAAFVVLFVGGWIVQLVGHHFEGRKPALLDNLFQIFIAPMFLMAEVFFHFGYKPGLKREVQELSMQSV; encoded by the coding sequence ATGAAATCACTGGCGCAACAGATGTCGTTCTATCAGCGCTATCACCGCAGTCCCAAGAATCGCCTGACCCATTTCTTCGGCGTTCCCATGATCGTCCTCGCAGTGATGCAGGCGTTCTCGTGGGTGCCGCTCGGCCCCAGCGGACTGAACGCGACGCATGTCATTGTGCTGATCCTGCTGATGTACTATTTTCTGCTCGACGTTCCGCTGGCGCTCGCGATGACCGCCTTCTTCGCCGTAATGCTCGCCGTCACGCAGCATCTGGCGAAGCTGCCGTTGCCATGGGCGCTGGCCGCATTTGTCGTGCTGTTTGTCGGCGGTTGGATCGTGCAACTCGTCGGTCATCACTTCGAAGGCCGCAAGCCTGCGCTGCTCGACAATCTTTTTCAGATCTTCATCGCGCCGATGTTCCTGATGGCCGAAGTGTTCTTCCATTTCGGTTACAAGCCCGGCCTCAAGCGGGAAGTGCAGGAACTGTCGATGCAATCGGTGTAG
- a CDS encoding SDR family NAD(P)-dependent oxidoreductase: MEIQGNVFLITGGASGLGAAAARWLAGLGAKVVLADVNVDEGEALAEKLGGKFVKCDVTREQDGNAAVAAAQALGTLRGLVNCAGIAIGSKTVGRDGPHPLDAFSRVIQINLIGTFNMIRLAASAMTQTEPNGEGERGVIVNTASVAAFDGQMGQAAYAASKGGVASLTLPVARDLSRSGIRVMTIAPGIFETPMMLGMPADVQASLGQMVPFPPRLGRPAEYAMLVEQIVRNPMLNGEVIRLDGAIRMQPK; the protein is encoded by the coding sequence ATGGAAATTCAAGGCAATGTGTTTCTGATCACCGGTGGCGCCTCGGGGCTCGGTGCTGCTGCCGCGCGCTGGCTTGCCGGACTCGGGGCGAAAGTGGTTCTCGCCGATGTGAACGTCGACGAAGGCGAGGCGCTTGCCGAGAAGCTCGGCGGCAAGTTCGTCAAATGCGACGTCACACGCGAACAGGACGGCAACGCGGCCGTGGCCGCGGCGCAGGCGCTCGGCACGCTTCGCGGCCTCGTCAACTGCGCGGGCATCGCCATTGGCAGTAAGACCGTCGGGCGCGACGGCCCGCATCCGCTCGATGCATTCTCGCGTGTCATCCAGATCAACCTGATCGGCACCTTCAACATGATCCGCCTGGCGGCCAGTGCCATGACGCAGACCGAGCCCAATGGCGAGGGCGAGCGCGGCGTGATCGTCAATACCGCGTCGGTCGCGGCGTTCGACGGCCAGATGGGGCAGGCCGCCTATGCCGCTTCGAAGGGCGGTGTGGCAAGCCTGACATTACCGGTCGCGCGAGATCTGTCGCGCAGCGGCATCCGTGTGATGACCATCGCACCGGGGATCTTCGAGACGCCCATGATGCTCGGCATGCCCGCCGACGTGCAGGCGTCGCTCGGTCAGATGGTGCCGTTCCCTCCTCGCCTGGGCCGACCTGCGGAGTACGCCATGCTGGTGGAGCAGATTGTGCGCAACCCGATGCTCAATGGCGAAGTCATTCGTCTCGACGGTGCGATTCGGATGCAACCGAAGTAA
- a CDS encoding Trm112 family protein yields the protein MDNRLFEILVCPLCKGPLALDKKAQELICHADKLAYPIRDGIPVMLADEARQSVEGTPVPLNDDKSAS from the coding sequence GTGGACAACCGACTGTTTGAGATTCTCGTCTGCCCGTTGTGCAAGGGCCCCCTGGCGCTGGATAAGAAAGCCCAGGAGCTGATTTGCCACGCCGACAAGCTCGCTTACCCGATTCGCGACGGCATTCCCGTCATGCTGGCCGATGAAGCGCGTCAGTCCGTCGAAGGCACGCCCGTCCCACTGAACGACGACAAGTCCGCATCGTGA
- the lpxK gene encoding tetraacyldisaccharide 4'-kinase, whose protein sequence is MPRLSGTLVHWVTAQWQHRGVFAWALWPLSLAFAAMAAWRRMCFRRGWKRSTRLPVPVVIVGNLTVGGTGKTPTVIALIGALRHHGYTPGVLSRGYGAKLSEPTQVDVSARPEDTGDEPLLIAKRTGAPVWVWPSRVEGGRALLAAHPACDVIVCDDGLQHYALARDVEIAVFDHRLGGNGFLLPAGPLREPLSRARDANLINDPYGRSLPDWPDTWRLTLTLGDAWCVSQPTLTRALSHFAGKRVLAAAGIGAPERFFAALRAAGLQIDTLALPDHYDFATNPFDGVAADAILITEKDAVKCVTWSDPRVWAVPAEAALDARLVSLVVEKLRGQPTV, encoded by the coding sequence GTGCCGCGACTGTCCGGAACGCTGGTCCACTGGGTCACGGCGCAGTGGCAACACAGAGGCGTGTTCGCATGGGCGCTTTGGCCGCTCTCATTGGCATTCGCTGCGATGGCCGCCTGGCGTCGCATGTGTTTTCGACGGGGCTGGAAGCGATCGACCCGCCTGCCGGTGCCCGTCGTGATCGTCGGCAATCTCACCGTGGGCGGCACCGGCAAGACGCCGACCGTCATTGCACTGATCGGTGCGCTGCGTCACCACGGTTACACACCCGGTGTGCTCTCGCGCGGCTACGGCGCGAAGCTGTCGGAACCGACGCAGGTCGATGTGTCGGCACGTCCGGAAGACACGGGCGACGAACCGCTGCTGATCGCCAAACGCACTGGCGCGCCGGTGTGGGTGTGGCCGTCACGGGTCGAAGGTGGCCGTGCGCTGCTCGCGGCGCACCCGGCATGCGACGTCATCGTCTGCGACGACGGTCTTCAACATTACGCGCTGGCGCGAGATGTGGAGATTGCCGTGTTCGATCACCGGCTCGGCGGCAATGGCTTCCTTCTGCCTGCCGGCCCGTTGCGCGAACCGCTGTCGCGCGCACGAGACGCCAACCTCATCAACGACCCGTATGGCCGAAGCCTTCCCGATTGGCCTGACACGTGGCGATTGACGCTCACGCTCGGCGACGCATGGTGCGTGAGCCAGCCAACGCTCACGCGCGCGCTGTCGCACTTTGCCGGTAAGCGCGTGCTGGCCGCTGCGGGCATCGGTGCACCCGAGCGATTCTTCGCGGCCTTACGCGCAGCGGGGCTGCAAATCGACACGCTGGCGTTGCCCGACCATTACGACTTTGCGACGAATCCGTTCGATGGCGTGGCGGCAGACGCCATCCTGATCACCGAAAAGGATGCAGTAAAATGCGTCACCTGGTCCGACCCGCGCGTGTGGGCCGTACCTGCCGAGGCGGCGCTCGATGCGCGTCTCGTATCACTGGTAGTGGAGAAATTGCGTGGACAACCGACTGTTTGA